In Apium graveolens cultivar Ventura unplaced genomic scaffold, ASM990537v1 ctg6275, whole genome shotgun sequence, the genomic stretch TCATTCCAAACCCATACCTGGTATTTGGTTTACTGTTTTTGAAATCTGATACCCATTCCTTATACCCATCTGGAATCAGATTTGATACCTTAGTATGGAGGTGGGTTTGAAAAAGAGGTATAAGGtatcaaattaaattttattattttatttttatatttaaagttaaatataatcttaaaatatatattttaaatatcaTGTTGTTTAATCTTAAATAGGTTGTACTGAtttttatttaatacaaattagtaatattttattttatttgttttaaagTTATAAATTAAcattgaaattttaaaattttaattttgttaatcacgtatatataatttttttttgtaagtTGTATAACTAACTTAAATTTGACATATGTAACTTATAAAAATTTGATTCAATCActgaataaaaaatatttaaattaaacaGATTTCATTCCAACACCGAACCAAACACATTATATGAGGAATGATTCATCAATCTCATACCAGTCTAACCCGATTCCTTATTCCAAACCCATACCGTTTTCTGAACCAAATGACCCCTTAAATTGGTTTCATAATTCACATCCACCCAATTATAAgaaagtaaaataaaaaatatgaaatgaAAGACCACGTCTTCCCATAGAAGAATAATTGTTATATTagtattattattataaattatgtAATAAGTAATGCAATATTATAAACAAATTTCTTTGCCCGTTGTCTACATATTATATAGATATATGAATAATGGCAAGCTTGAAATCAATCTTCGTATGGATAATCGTCGAAAAccattattaaaaaaaatataaaatatataatttattttatttttcatcatatataataaatattaattagcAAGTTAAAAAATGAAGTTATACAAGATTTTTATCTAAAAAAGTCATTGAAATTTAACTAAAAAATTTAAAGTGGTTCCATAGTAGAATCACAGTAGGATCACACTTATTCAAAATTATTCCACTATcgaatcaaatttaaaataattttttattaaattttaattgttaaactttttattaaattaaatataattattatttgagaTTAGCATCGActatttatattttttgaaataaaattttataatttatgaaGAGATTGTATAATAGAATCAATAATTATCCACCGTTCTTCGTATAAGAGGGTTTTCCACTAAGTAATGGCCTATGAATAATAGTTCTTATTTCTCTTTATAATATACATactattattattttatttatttttatcttAGAGTATCTGTAGCCGCTATCTTTCGGGTGCGCACCGGGTAAAATCCACGGGATCACGTAATAGCCTGTAATCCTGTGAACCAAGATAAATCACACTTAAGCGATAACATAAATcacatttaagcgacatgctctggttcaagagacataatcataaattctcctcccctGGGATTCGAAACTGTGACCAACAAGATAATTATCCTGTTTTTAATCAACTGACCCAACCCTCTTTACTATTACTTGGTGCCGCCGTCATTATTTTGGGGATTCATAATCTCTTTTGAGTTACGTGAACGAGGACAATTAAGCCCCCGTTTGACAAAATTGGTAATATACATAGACTATGGTAAAGAAGATCAATAAATAGAGAAGAGATAATCATAATTCAAAATCTGTTGAACCATAATCATCGGAGAAGTCACGTGATCGTTGCGCATAATTTACAGGCAATAGTTATGCATAATAATGTTTCAAAAACGGGAAATTTCAGGGTAAATGTAAGTTTCACATGAATAAAACCATGGTCAAGGTACTGTCTCGTTTATTATTAGATCAGATCATGTCTAGTTTATTATTGCTAAAATTTATGTTGGTTAAACTTTActtattttatataatattatatatgatCAAATGCATGCTGTTAATGATAAATCCCGTATGAATCAAACCACGTGCTAAGGTATTGTCTTGAAATTTTGACACACTATTTTATACACTATTTTATACACTATTGTGAACTAGGGCGAGGTCATCacgaaataaaatataaaataacaaTCATTTAACCTAAaacaatattaaaatattaaaaatttatccTACTCATCCTTCCCATTAATTCCTTCTAATCGGTAAGTTAATCCATCAGTTCCGACGGGTATCAATATTTTAAGTTGCTAAAATATTGAGGCCTAGATTTTCATATTATAGAAACTAACCTTACAATCCATGCGATACACGTgtcttcattaatatttttatattatttaaaattataataattttttagatcattatcttattaatatatttataaataataatatagaTATTTATTGTTAgcgggattcgaacctgaatattggatagtgtataaataataatataaatatttgatgCTGGTGGGATTTGAACCTGGAAGTTTTAGtggtgtataaataataatataaatatttgttgttggcggggTTTGAACCTAGGAGCATGAGTAGTgtatatttttttagtatttgaattTAACGGTCAtgatcacttgattaaaaagatcCAACGGTCATAAATGGGGATAACCAAAACAATCAAAAAATGGGTATACCAAATTATACGCCATTGCGGTTATTATTGTATACTAGCTTAtgacccgtgcgatgcacggattgcttttaacacttgaatgatttttaataatataattatatcttaaaattattatattttgatatatatattcaatagttgaaaaataaattgaagaaaATGATAAGTtctaataataaatattatgtgataatttgagacttgactgaaaataaataatataatattatttgttATTCACGGGACTCAAGCCCTCAACCTAtggaaattgttaaaataaagaatataaaaatttaaatataataagttgTTGACGGAGTTCGAACTTTGGAtccatgagagcagtttaaatattattttattattgcatccaACGATTCCCATCTATCTGACTTTAGATCTGATGGTTGTTATTTGTCATATCAAACGACTGTACTGAACAACTGATTACCAAATAGAGGATATTTtgtgataatttgagacttgactgaaaataaataatataatataatatgttgttcacgGGATTCGAgccctgaacctgtagaaattgttaaaataaagaatataaaagtttaaatataataagttgctcagattaaaataaaataataatgactaataaaaatttgaaaataaattcgtttgatcgatataatgtcatcaggctaaaaaaacaatataataatacTACCGATCTagctaaaaaatattttatcaaaccGGGCAACAACATAATGCGTTGGTCGATATAATATCATCAGAATAAAACAAAATATGTTATCTATtcaatttaaaattaaataatatttaatcagagctaaaataaaattaaaaataaactaaTTGTAATTAGATGATTGATATAACGGGTCATAagctaaaacaaaataatgtatattattaatttaccctaaaaataaaattaaaggtaatttttatattattaatccGTGTTAGAAAAAATTAAAGTCTACCTAATTTGTTGTTAGATATAATATAGGCTTAGGATTGTGGAATAACTGCAATCCGACCCTAATAGTCggaatattaaaaatttgattaCAAATATGTGTGTAAGATGTTTGGATTTATATAATTATGagtttttttttcaatttctatAATATCCAAaactattttaataaaatgaaaatagaGATGATTCAGTATAATTGCGTCGGACTAAAATAAATCAATACATGCTATTCATCCGGGTTAAAAATCTTTTTACAAACGATTcatgataaataaaaattaatataagaAATAACTATAccagctaaaataaaataatatgtatttTTATCATTGAATTAAActaaaataaatttgaatataattaatTGAATTTGTTCGGTATTAAAATAAAGATAATTTGTTTATTATTGATGTGagttaaaatttattttttaattaaaacataattatctttAAGAATTTTAACAAACTAAATTTTTCAATAACTGATATTTCTTTCATTTTATTCACAAGGTACATAGCCCCATTCACACCTCTTTTATTTTAAGCATTAACAAGGTACATATAGACCAGATAACGGAACAAATATTCCTTGTACTTTCGTGTTTTTGTGTACCAAATCTTAAACCCGAACCGACCCAGATTTACATTCGTATGCCAATTTGCTGACACTAACTCGAACTAATCTACTCGTGTTTACCCGTTTTAGTATACTAAAGTACACGGATTATATACGAAgaatattaattattaaaaaatgtaataaataattaaattgtGAATTGCTCACTTATGTAGTCAatgaataataatatatattttaatatttacaattaaaTATACGTTATTTATAATAGGTAAAATTCACATTAggtatttattatatatatatgtatattatatattttttaaaatataattatttatttattttcgtgtactttcgttccGTGTCGTGTACCTATATTGGAAACTCAGACCCAATACTGATTATATTCGTGTTTTTTTGTGTCCATGTACTTTCTTGTTCGTATACtaatttttcaaactcaaacACTACTTATTCGTGTCATTTCGTATCATATTCACATATTTGTATACCAGTATTGTCATATCTAGTAGGGCTGAGCAGAAAAACTGAAATGAATccgaaaccgaaccgaaaccgataAAAACCGACTAAAATTGAACCGATTAAAACTGAACCGAATTAAAACCGagaaaccgaaaaaccgaaccgctACAAATAGTCCGGTTCCGGTTTTGGAGTTAAACCGGACCGAtaaaaccgaaaccgaaccgattattataaatattaataaataaacatatgTATTATATCAATAATAAATGCGAGATCATTTCATTGACTTGTGTTGTAGTCCAAAAGTAAAAAATAAATGTAATTTGGAGATAAATTGACATGGAATTAGTTCAAATTGATTGGCAATTGATACTGCAGCATAACATATTGATAAGGTGTTAACTATAACCAATAGTTCAATGTTAGTTGAAATTTAGTTTTAGGCTCTGAGTAATGACTAGTTAGCAGTGTCTTTAAAATGTCAATATTAACCAGAATGTGAGAATCAAGATATCATTAGCTAAGATCCAAAAATGAGAGTCAAGATAATCGTGTAGCAGGTTTTGTATTAATTGAATGTTGTGTTTTACCCGCATTAGGCAGGGTTTACAATCTGCTAATGGAAAAATATGCGATGGATAATGAATTTAATCGCATGAAGTGAACTTTTTTTATTCAAGTCGTAACCGGTTTTAAAACCGAAACCGATAAATTAGAACCGAACCGGGACTTTTGAAACCGAAACCGAAACCGGTGATTCGGTTGCGGTTTCCAATTTTTAAAACCGATGATCTTCGGTTTCGGTTCCGATTTTATTAAAAGACCGAGCCGAACCGAACCGTGCTCTCCCCTGTTATCTAGGTACATAGCCCCCTTCACAAGCTTCTGAACTTAACGGCAAGCTGAATTATTTTTTAAGCAAGAATTCGACGGAAGCTCAAGCTAAATTTCTTCATTCTTATTTGTTAAATTTAAATCTGAATAATAATTTCTGAACGATTATAATTTTGAACGGGGTATTAATCTGAATATTGAACTAGTAATATTGTTTgttaaattaatataaaaaatttcTGAATGATAAAATTAATACTTTTTTAATTTAATGATATTAAATTTTTCTACTTCATAGTATTATTAtgttatactccctccgtcccggtGGGTTGTTTACATTGGGGGACGGGGGATCGATACGCATTTTAAGGCTACCGTAAAATATGGttccctaaataattttaaatatttttttcttttaaataaaaatataatgtttaaacttttatacagaaaaagaaaattctaaaaaaaaattatagaactatattttatagtagCCTTAAAGTGCATGTCAAGCATGAGGCAAAAGTAAGTAAAGAATACagggggacggagggagtagtattgtatatacttattttttttaaaatatcttATATTAAATTTAGGTAATTCTTATAGAATTTTGTAAAATtgatattaaattttttaataaaattatattattaactaCATCCTCATCTAAGTTATGtaaatcataaaaaatataatatattaaataagcaaagttaaaaagaatataataaattttataataaaattgaTATCCACCCAAATAAGGTAGAAGTGGAGGTGCCAAATAAGGTGGGGAGTTGAGATGAAACTGTTGATGAATGTGGTTCGGCAGAAATTTTTGAAATGACATGAATGTTTAAAACAAACAAGGAAAAATGACCATTGTTATAGGATTCTAGTACTTGCAATCAACCAAGGAATGTCTACAGCATGTGTGGATATCACAATTACTATTGATTTCAATTCTTTTTGTAAATTCATTAGCAATGTTAAAGTATTTTATACCTTAACAAACTCCCTCCTTCATGTAATTGCAGCAAGAATTTTTTATGAAAAGAGAGCAGGGCCCATCCTGCGctttttacaaaaaaattatcTCTATGGTTAGCTGATCGATCAGCAAAATGGAAAAAAAAACCATTCTCTAAACTTGTGAACAGGAAAACACAATTCCTATCAATAAGGACAATTGAATATAAACCAATCTCCAGTCATATATAAAAAACCACAATCACTAGTTTAATAAGTATACGATAGATAATAAAAACAACCTCCGATAAAGTTAATCTGTCCCTAATGAGCATTAGGACAAAATGACATTCTCTAGACAACCGATGCAAGTACAACACAAGAACACCATTTCAAAATATGATCTTCAAAGAATTTATAAACTCCAATCATTTGTAATTTTAATACATAACAAGAATTAACTACTCAGAGTGTTTTAGGTGCCTTCTTCTTTGGGGTGTACTTCTGCCTTACTCTCACTATCTTTCTTGGTGATGTCCTTCTTCCTTGCACCTCATGAACTGATATGTCAGTCTGAGTCACATTTCTAACTTCATGAGGAATAGGATTCTGTACAGGAGGAATATCAGTTTGTCCAGTTGTGGGTGCCTCTGGTGCCTTCTTCTTGGGGATGTACTTCTTCATTATCTTAACTgtcttttcacatccatttgtaATGTCTGAAGTCTAACACACACGGATAAACAGTCATTAGCACTACATGTGTGTGTTTACCAAATTATTGACAAAAAGGTTTGGTATTTACCTTTGCTGGACAGGTTCTTGTATTATGTCCATACTCAGTGCAATAGGTGCACTTAACAGTTGTATTTTGCCTTTTCAACCTAGTTGCATCAACACCAACCACATCATTTTTCTTGCTCCTTTTCTATTTAGGCCTACCTGTTTGAGGCTTGACCTCTGGTGGAAGAGGTTTAGGATATGGGGTCTCTGTCCATTTCTCTTCACCACAGATAGGCTCAACAATATATTTGTAGCATTCCAAGAAGAGGTCTTTAGTAAAACATTGATGAATAAATGGTTCATAACCTTTTTTACTCCATGCTATGCatgcacaagcatgatagcatggGATACCTGATAATTCCCATTTCTTGCAAGCACATTTATGTGCCTCCAAGTCAACGACCATCTCATAACCTCCACCTGTCATGGTGACCAAGTATCTTGCACCACCACTCCATAAAACATGGCATCCTTTGCTTTGGTCAATTGCCCTACATATAAATAGTTATTTTGCATATATAAGTCACTTAAAAACACACACAGAGAACACTGTAATTAGGATAAAAGTACTTACTTATTCAGCCTCCTCATGGCATTAGGATATATGGGGTTCAGAGCATAGCTATTTTGCATTTTGTCCCTCCTTTGTTGTATCCTCCTCATCACATCTTTGTGAATTGCTTTCAACATTGATATTATAGGAAGATCCCTATACTTTGTGATGCTACTGTTGAAGACTTCACAGTGGGTGTTGACAAAAATGTCACTCTTGCATTGCTCTGAAAGCACTCCTACTCCATTGGCTTCTTGGTTTCTCAGCTAACCAGTTATAGCATTTTTTTGACAGCTGCCCATGTCAACAAC encodes the following:
- the LOC141703151 gene encoding uncharacterized protein LOC141703151 — encoded protein: MNPTWPLASFLQKVVNDWNFHVSIFTIGRAKKKALEKINGNHVDQYGKLWEYGNELLKVMPDSTIKLMTEEHEVSDSRKRFKRFYICLGPLKRGFRAGCRPLLDLDAWAIVEAENSDSWNWFLMNVKEDLNIENDGRWAFISDKQKGLIDALEAVFPNVEHRFCVMYLYRNMWKDHKGIGVRMLLWLAARATTDYTFNKHMEELKKLRNQEANGVGVLSEQCKSDIFVNTHCEVFNSSITKYRDLPIISMLKAIHKDVMRRIQQRRDKMQNSYALNPIYPNAMRRLNKAIDQSKGCHVLWSGGARYLVTMTGGGYEMVVDLEAHKCACKKWELSGIPCYHACACIAWSKKGYEPFIHQCFTKDLFLECYKYIVEPICGEEKWTETPYPKPLPPEVKPQTDITNGCEKTVKIMKKYIPKKKAPEAPTTGQTDIPPVQNPIPHEVRNVTQTDISVHEVQGRRTSPRKIVRVRQKYTPKKKAPKTL